From the genome of Vicia villosa cultivar HV-30 ecotype Madison, WI linkage group LG2, Vvil1.0, whole genome shotgun sequence, one region includes:
- the LOC131649282 gene encoding uncharacterized protein LOC131649282, which yields MPPKLPPKIRKFDSGYEKRKKKKRLYELTQSQSGALDKFIIKEPQIPNENQNVDVGIIENMVSTENMEENDNLDAENMEENANVNDIENDNLDVENMEENANVNATENDDLDVENIGAENLDNANDNGEDRDIFDPAIWDSLESRMIDLLATKGPKRDLSIVKGSKDKSFRRFTANLYTRVLPNGEKFGERLREHETGIEHVHNMTTWYELRKRMQNFQTIDKTTQRLIEKEKEHWKNVLKRIISIVKFLAKHNLAFRGSNERLYQNSNGNFLGIIEMLAEFDPIVQEHVRRITDDNIHFHFLGHKIQNELILLLASAIKNEIIRKIKQAKYFSVILDCTPDVSHQEQMSLIIRYVDVSSNTVSVEESFLGFLNVNDTTGQGLFDVLQDELKNLDLNIFDVRGQGYDNGSNMKGKHQGVQKKFLDLNPRAFYTPYACHSLNLTLCDMANSCGKAKDFFGVVQRIYTIFANSAKRWQILKDNVKWLTPKSLSSTRWESHVDSVKAIKTQMSDFREALLEVSEKDLDSKIRSEAKSLATNELGDFEFLMAIIIWFEILSTINVVSKLLQSRDMEYREIGFKNALNYAMEIAFELNIDPVFPQRRVIRRKRQFDENLNAPPIELSEEESFRVNYFLYLVDQAVVSLNKRFEQYQQYESVFGFLFTSQNLKSLDDATLESCCSHFEATLKHNEQCDIDGKELCLELKLLRDTLPGGNIGPIDILRFLKGMDFYPNTIIAYRILLTIPVTVASAERSFSKLKLLKSYLRSTMLQERLNGLALLAIENDLLGEDVMGEPTKSLEIIDLDMRVAAV from the exons ATGCCTCCTAAATTGCCTCCTAAGATTAGAAAGTTTGATTCTGGATATGAGAAGcgtaagaaaaagaaaagacttTATGAGTTAACTCAATCTCAATCAGGAGCTCttgataaatttattataaaagaaCCACAAATTCCTAATGAaaatcaaaatgttgatgttggaaTTATTGAAAACATGGTTTCTACTGAAAATATGGAGGAAAATGATAATTTAGATGCTGAAAATATGGAGGAAAATGCTAATGTTAATGATATCGAAAACGATAATTTAGATGTTGAAAATATGGAGGAAAATGCTAATGTTAATGCTACTGAAAATGATGATTTAGATGTTGAAAATATTGGTGCTGAAAATCTTGATAATGCTAATGACAATGGTGAAGATAGAGATATATTTGATCCAGCAATATGGGATTCTCTTGAGTCTAGAATGATTGATTTATTGGCAACAAAAGGTCCTAAAAGAGATTTGTCTATTGTGAAGGGTTCTAAAGACAAATCATTTAGACGTTTTACGGCTAATTTGTATACTAGAGTTTTACCAAATGGGGAGAAAT TTGGTGAAAGACTTAGAGAGCATGAGACAGGCATCGAACATGTTCACAATATGACTACTTGGTATGAGTTGcgtaaaagaatgcaaaattttcaaactattGATAAAACAACTCAAAGGTTGATTGAGAAAGAAAAGGAACATtggaaaaatgttttaaaaagaattatttcAATAGTGAAATTTCTTGCTAAACATAATTTGGCCTTTCGTGGTTCTAATGAGAGATTGTACCAAAATAGCAATGGGAATTTTTTAGGCATAATTGAAATGTTAGCTGAATTTGACCCTATTGTCCAAGAACATGTTAGACGTATTACTGATGATAATATTCATTTTCACTTTCTTGGACATAAAATTCAAAATGAGTTAATACTTTTGCTTGCTTCTGCAATTAAAAATGAAATCATTAGAAAAATCAAACAAGCAAAGTATTTCTCAGTGATACTTGATTGTACTCCTGATGTTAGTCACCAAGAGCAAATGTCTTTGATAATACGATATGTGGATGTTTCTTCAAATACTGTTAGTGTTGAAGAatcttttttaggatttttgaatGTGAATGATACTACCGGTCAAGGGCTTTTTGATGTTTTACAAGATGAATTGAAAAATCTTGATCTTAACATATTTGATGTGCGGGGACAAGGTTATGATAATGGGTCAAATATGAAAGGAAAACATCAAGGTGTACAAAAGAAATTTTTAGACCTAAATCCAAGAGCCTTTTATACTCCTTATGCTTGTCATAGTCTTAATTTGACATTATGTGATATGGCTAACTCTTGTGGTAAAGCTAAAGATTTTTTTGGAGTTGTTCAACgcatttatactatttttgctaATTCTGCTAAGAGATGGCAAATTTTGAAAGATAATGTAAAATGGTTAACGCCAAAATCATTGTCATCCACTCGTTGGGAGAGTCATGTAGATAGTGTCAAAGCTATTAAAACTCAAATGTCGGATTTTAGAGAAGCTTTACTTGAAGTGTCAGAAAAGGATCTTGATTCTAAAATAAGAAGTGAAGCTAAATCCTTAGCAACAAATGAGCTTggtgattttgaatttttaatggCGATAATTATTTGGTTTGAAATATTATCTACAATTAATGTGGTTAGCAAGCTCTTACAATCAAGGGATATG GAATATAGAGAAATCGGTTTTAAAAATGCCTTGAATTATGCTATGGAAATTGCTTTTGAATTGAATATTGATCCAGTATTTCCTCAAAGGCGTGTAATTCGAAGAAAAAGACAATTTGATGAGAATTTGAATGCCCCACCAATTGAGCTATCTGAAGAGGAATCTTTTAgagttaattattttctttacctTGTTGATCAAGCTGTTGTATCTCTTAATAAGAGATTTGAGCAATACCAACAATATGAAAGTGTTTTTGGGTTCTTGTTTACTTCTCAAAATTTAAAATCATTGGACGATGCAACTTTAGAGTCTTGTTGTAGTCATTTTGAAGCAACATTGAAACATAATGAGCAATGTGATATTGATGGGAAAGAATTATGTCTGGAGTTAAAGTTGCTAAGAGATACGTTGCCTGGAGGAAATATTGGACCTATTGATatattaagatttttgaaaggcatGGATTTTTATCCTAATACAATTATTGCATATAGAATTTTATTAACTATTCCTGTGACAGTTGCCTCTGCAGaaagaagtttttcaaaattGAAATTGTTGAAGTCTTACTTACGGTCTACCATGTTACAAGAAAGACTTAATGGATTAGCATTAttagcaattgaaaatgattt GTTGGGGGAAGATGTGATGGGAGAACCAACCAAGTCCTTGGAAATAATTGACCTGGATATGCGGGTTGCTGCTGTCTGA
- the LOC131646250 gene encoding isocitrate dehydrogenase [NAD] regulatory subunit 1, mitochondrial-like has product MSQMEVMHTPVYFEKFGVHGDMKVVSMEVLESIRKNKLYEEDGDIFVGYGFISSKEVEKANMIFFDVVVEEIFFFPMRLRR; this is encoded by the exons ATGTCACAAATGGAAGTGATGCACACGCCTGTTTACTTCGAGAAATTTGGTGTGCATGGTGATATGAAAGTTGTTTCCATGGAGGTTCTTGAATCGATCCGTAAGAATAAG TTATACGAAGAAGATGGAGATATTTTTGTGGGTTATGGCTTCATTTCAAGCAAGGAAGTAGAAAAggcaaatatgattttttttgatgtg GTTGTGGAGGAAATCTTCTTCTTTCCGATGAGACTGAGACGATAG